A window from Methanobacterium sp. encodes these proteins:
- a CDS encoding Fic family protein: MFRPNFSYNNKIVNTLLEINSTRDFIVNAPLIVEMELSLKRDALLKSAHHSTAIEGNPLTLNQVDRLAQGLKINAQKKAQQEVINYLNVLNNMDKYLEEGKITEKTILKLQGDITYSTLEDTYMEGQYRTIPVHVVNKEGETVFTPPLAYLARRDMDELIEWINGDSKELNPVMAAGIIHYEFVRIHPFVDGNGRTARALAALLLYLREFDTERFFTMDEYYDYDRPAYYRALNSVDEETKDLTEWLEYFLEGFLISICEIKDRILLFSPAEALKKRVKLSEKQMKIIEFIHLNGQVNNLEVQELLKISRQGAYKYLRALMDLDLVEKKGGSRSTYYVLK; encoded by the coding sequence ATGTTCCGGCCGAATTTCAGCTACAACAATAAGATAGTAAATACACTACTTGAAATTAATTCAACGCGGGATTTCATAGTTAACGCACCTCTTATTGTGGAGATGGAACTTTCGCTAAAACGAGACGCCCTGCTAAAATCAGCCCACCACTCCACGGCAATTGAAGGGAACCCTTTGACTTTAAACCAGGTTGATAGGTTGGCCCAGGGGCTTAAAATAAACGCCCAGAAAAAGGCCCAGCAGGAAGTTATAAACTACCTCAACGTGCTTAATAATATGGATAAATACCTGGAAGAGGGGAAAATCACAGAAAAAACGATTTTAAAACTTCAGGGAGATATAACTTATTCTACACTGGAAGACACCTATATGGAAGGCCAGTACAGGACTATACCAGTTCACGTTGTAAACAAGGAAGGTGAAACTGTATTTACTCCGCCACTTGCATATTTGGCCCGTCGAGATATGGATGAACTCATTGAATGGATAAATGGGGATTCTAAAGAATTGAATCCTGTTATGGCTGCTGGAATTATCCACTACGAATTTGTAAGGATTCACCCCTTTGTGGACGGTAATGGAAGGACAGCCAGGGCACTTGCAGCCCTTTTACTCTACTTGAGAGAGTTTGACACTGAAAGGTTTTTTACTATGGATGAATATTATGATTACGACAGGCCGGCTTATTATAGGGCGCTTAATTCAGTTGACGAGGAAACAAAGGATTTAACGGAGTGGCTGGAATACTTTTTAGAAGGGTTTTTGATTTCTATTTGCGAAATTAAAGATAGAATACTGCTCTTTTCACCGGCTGAGGCTCTTAAAAAAAGGGTGAAACTGTCTGAAAAGCAGATGAAAATAATTGAGTTTATACATTTAAACGGGCAGGTCAACAACCTTGAGGTCCAGGAACTCTTAAAAATCTCTCGACAGGGCGCTTATAAATATTTGAGGGCTTTGATGGATTTGGATTTGGTTGAAAAGAAGGGCGGGAGCCGTTCCACGTATTATGTTTTGAAGTAG
- a CDS encoding TerB N-terminal domain-containing protein, translated as MNLIVLKSLLKSLNDENPRVRAKAAESLGKIKDESTATELNKLLKDEDPQVRTNAKDALLSMGMISQENKVPEWNQYFPSLEHASKEQNEFYNNWLFELEKSNHIDLEGNLSYIFVYLYSVLEQFLKDNDINHLETCFNRISEGYGHIKKIKEYLIIWKSDAYMYIGDYDNALNTRKEMGFYMIDIIKYATILSYRENNYINGHDLFCMLGNQGLTKFGLKYQEEIEKIANIFLDDFFHEHGKTLVAYFLEDFNLQGLTEANLNKLKIFYPKLDEYEQMRNNYIRRKSINTPDFVRSTYFRGYPSNMDEYMIIKREDLFVPEIILKALRYEVIHILREAENTYREEKDLPKVGEGWISETELFYKIKEVFPNDNIVHHGRPSWLGRQHLDIYFQEKNIGIEYQGEQHQEPHEYFGGEKAFKLQKKRDERKLQKCKENGCSLIYVYPDYDFEDIEKEIKEILN; from the coding sequence ATGAATCTAATAGTTTTAAAATCTCTGCTGAAATCTTTAAATGATGAAAATCCTAGAGTTAGAGCTAAAGCAGCTGAATCTTTAGGTAAAATTAAAGATGAAAGCACAGCAACTGAATTGAATAAGCTACTAAAAGATGAAGATCCTCAAGTTAGGACAAATGCTAAAGATGCTCTTTTAAGCATGGGAATGATCAGTCAAGAAAATAAAGTACCTGAATGGAATCAATATTTTCCCAGTTTAGAACATGCCAGTAAAGAACAAAATGAATTTTATAATAATTGGTTATTTGAGTTAGAAAAAAGTAATCATATTGATCTTGAAGGTAATTTAAGTTATATTTTTGTTTATTTGTATTCTGTTTTAGAACAGTTCTTAAAAGATAATGATATTAACCATTTAGAGACATGTTTTAATAGAATTAGTGAAGGATATGGTCATATTAAAAAAATAAAAGAATATCTCATTATTTGGAAGTCAGATGCTTATATGTATATTGGTGATTATGATAACGCATTGAATACTAGAAAAGAAATGGGATTTTACATGATTGATATAATAAAATATGCCACTATTTTGTCTTATCGTGAAAATAATTATATCAATGGCCATGATCTATTCTGTATGTTAGGAAATCAAGGTTTAACAAAGTTTGGTCTAAAATATCAAGAGGAAATTGAAAAAATTGCTAATATTTTTTTAGATGATTTTTTCCATGAACATGGTAAAACATTAGTTGCTTATTTCTTAGAAGATTTTAACCTTCAAGGCTTAACCGAGGCAAATTTGAATAAGTTAAAAATATTCTATCCCAAACTGGACGAATATGAACAAATGAGAAACAATTATATTAGAAGAAAATCTATTAATACACCTGATTTTGTCAGATCTACTTATTTTAGAGGTTACCCTTCTAACATGGATGAATACATGATAATAAAAAGAGAAGATCTTTTTGTTCCTGAGATTATTCTTAAAGCTTTGCGATATGAAGTTATACACATATTAAGAGAAGCCGAAAACACATATAGAGAAGAAAAAGATCTTCCGAAGGTTGGTGAAGGGTGGATAAGCGAAACCGAATTATTTTATAAAATTAAAGAAGTATTCCCTAATGATAATATTGTTCATCATGGAAGGCCTTCATGGTTAGGAAGACAACATCTTGATATTTATTTTCAGGAAAAAAATATTGGAATTGAATATCAAGGAGAGCAACATCAAGAACCACATGAATATTTCGGTGGAGAAAAGGCATTTAAACTGCAGAAAAAACGCGATGAGCGAAAGTTACAAAAATGTAAAGAGAATGGTTGTAGTTTAATTTATGTTTATCCTGATTATGACTTTGAAGACATCGAAAAAGAAATTAAAGAAATTTTAAATTAA
- a CDS encoding slipin family protein, which produces MAAVDLVTLFIVGIIILIILGLSIRVVTQYERGVHFRFGRIIGVRDPGLRLIIPVIDKLEKISLRIVTMPVPAQKIITQDNVSIDVAAVAFYKVVNAYDAVVDIENYNTAVNQIAQTTMRNVIGQFLLDDVLSSTSKINERIKEIIDKHSEPWGVQVTAVEIKDINLPETMRRSMAKQAEAERDKRAKIISAEGEFLSAQKLGDAADIITAHPIALQLRNLQVLSEIASEQNSTIIFPASFMATVRDLKEFMESEVKSK; this is translated from the coding sequence ATGGCAGCAGTAGATCTAGTGACTCTTTTTATAGTAGGGATCATAATTTTGATCATTTTGGGACTTTCAATACGTGTAGTAACCCAGTATGAAAGGGGAGTGCATTTCCGCTTTGGTAGAATAATAGGAGTTAGAGATCCTGGGCTCCGTCTTATTATCCCTGTAATAGATAAGCTGGAAAAAATATCACTTAGAATTGTTACTATGCCGGTTCCTGCCCAAAAAATAATAACTCAGGACAATGTGTCCATTGATGTGGCTGCTGTTGCATTTTATAAAGTTGTAAATGCTTACGATGCAGTTGTTGACATTGAAAATTACAATACTGCTGTTAACCAGATTGCTCAAACCACAATGAGAAATGTAATAGGGCAGTTCCTTTTAGATGATGTGTTATCTTCAACTTCAAAGATAAATGAAAGAATTAAAGAAATAATTGATAAACACAGCGAACCATGGGGAGTACAGGTCACTGCAGTAGAAATTAAAGATATTAATTTGCCTGAGACGATGCGGAGGTCAATGGCAAAGCAAGCAGAAGCAGAAAGGGATAAGCGGGCTAAAATTATTTCTGCAGAAGGTGAATTTCTTTCAGCTCAAAAACTCGGTGATGCAGCAGACATTATAACCGCACACCCTATAGCACTTCAGCTGCGTAATTTACAGGTGCTGAGTGAGATAGCAAGTGAGCAAAACTCTACCATAATATTCCCTGCAAGCTTCATGGCAACGGTTAGGGACTTAAAGGAATTCATGGAATCCGAAGTGAAGTCTAAATGA
- a CDS encoding ATP-dependent DNA helicase, translating into MTPSSLTNAQKEAINHFEGPLLIVAGPGAGKTRILVERVLSLINNRNVNPENILLTTFTIKAAEELRARISKEIGSKSENIQISTIHSFCRHILEEYSNYHNIGPSFDILDTHKQLIFLRSNYEEIGINNSRIPDYIDFYNKCSENRIDPEELVSEIKKTHPNVKRFPKVCESYNGYLKLLEKYNKIDYPGLQKYTLELLENNSEVLSDLREKYQFILVDEYQDTNPIQDKIFELIAHPQCNICVVGDDDQSIYSFRGANIDNFLRFPKKYKDTKIITLKENFRSTANIIGVSEDFIHDYRYFDKKILPKRDDGNKIVLLKSEDEQDEAKKVVNLIKLMKKRGIIPHYGYVTLLFRSVKFHARKIITELEHNNIPFEVRGDGSFLKREEIRTILYLLAYVDPPEYEKKFRSKWRDWWNISTFENEFLDLHPFTKDILQNLEKDFSLGRLNKPSELKEIGIQNEEDISKILQLNKLKKELPWSKKSLSELFYDIIRISGYLKRLIDDGNSISDEKLFNLAKLSSIIKIYENLTNKPNVEDFLKFLHDLPRNMHYNAEILEDPHAIKLMTVHQAKGLEFPVVIVCSVVKSKFPMRARKERQLVPIPKKMLIYGNEKFTDEERRIFYVALSRAQDNLIISTLENTNAGKIGLSPFISEDIGIEKFSDIDALIEKCEEREPSKNPTRISYSSINAYKNCPLIYKLAYFYLFEFISTYQQNYGTIVHNCLNRIHMSMKNKEIITKHEIDKVVEENWIKIHNDDEIDAKRKQELKMKLLKYYEIMKDYIKEVLSTEEPFSLFANGMLIVGRTDLIFKNHNDETELFDFKARGTAGITETFVEMQLKVYEYGLKGKYDIEKLCAYQFEENKKTYFEPNGVDYTNISNEIDDICQKIEMEHFEPLKSGLCSQCFFKFCCG; encoded by the coding sequence ATGACTCCATCATCACTTACAAATGCCCAAAAAGAGGCCATTAACCATTTTGAAGGACCATTATTAATTGTAGCAGGACCCGGTGCAGGTAAGACAAGAATACTTGTAGAGAGAGTACTCTCACTTATAAATAATAGAAATGTAAATCCAGAGAACATTCTACTAACTACATTTACAATAAAAGCTGCTGAGGAATTAAGGGCAAGAATAAGTAAAGAAATTGGATCTAAATCTGAAAATATCCAAATTTCAACTATCCATTCTTTTTGCAGACACATATTAGAAGAATACTCCAATTACCATAATATTGGCCCATCTTTTGATATCCTTGATACTCACAAACAATTAATATTCTTAAGAAGTAATTATGAAGAAATAGGGATAAATAACAGCCGCATACCTGACTATATTGATTTTTATAATAAATGTAGTGAAAATAGGATTGATCCAGAAGAATTAGTATCTGAAATCAAAAAAACACATCCTAATGTAAAGAGATTTCCAAAAGTTTGTGAATCTTATAATGGATACCTCAAATTACTAGAAAAATACAACAAAATTGACTATCCTGGGCTTCAAAAATATACATTAGAACTTTTAGAAAATAATTCTGAAGTTCTTAGTGATTTAAGGGAAAAATATCAGTTTATTTTAGTTGATGAATATCAAGATACAAATCCCATACAAGACAAAATTTTTGAATTAATTGCACATCCTCAATGTAATATATGTGTAGTTGGAGATGATGATCAGAGCATATATTCCTTTAGAGGAGCAAATATCGATAATTTCCTGAGATTTCCTAAAAAATACAAAGATACTAAAATAATCACACTTAAAGAGAACTTTAGATCAACAGCCAATATTATTGGCGTATCTGAAGACTTTATACATGATTATAGGTATTTTGATAAAAAAATTTTACCAAAAAGAGATGATGGAAATAAAATTGTTCTATTGAAAAGTGAAGATGAACAGGATGAAGCTAAAAAGGTTGTAAATCTTATAAAATTAATGAAAAAAAGAGGAATTATCCCCCACTATGGATATGTAACCTTATTATTTAGAAGTGTTAAATTCCATGCAAGAAAGATAATTACTGAATTAGAACATAATAACATACCTTTTGAAGTTAGAGGAGACGGATCATTTCTTAAAAGAGAAGAAATCCGGACAATACTTTACTTATTAGCATATGTTGATCCACCAGAATATGAAAAAAAATTTAGGAGTAAATGGAGAGACTGGTGGAACATTTCGACATTTGAAAATGAATTTTTAGATTTGCATCCATTTACCAAAGATATTCTTCAAAACCTTGAGAAAGATTTTAGTCTAGGTAGACTTAATAAACCTTCTGAATTAAAAGAAATAGGAATTCAAAACGAGGAAGATATTTCTAAGATATTACAGCTGAATAAACTCAAAAAAGAATTACCCTGGAGCAAAAAATCTTTATCAGAACTGTTTTATGATATAATCAGAATATCAGGTTATTTAAAAAGACTAATTGATGATGGAAACAGCATAAGTGATGAGAAACTTTTTAATTTGGCCAAATTAAGTTCTATAATTAAAATATACGAAAATTTAACCAACAAGCCCAATGTAGAAGATTTCCTAAAATTTTTACATGATTTACCTAGAAATATGCATTATAATGCAGAAATATTAGAGGATCCACATGCAATTAAGTTAATGACTGTTCATCAAGCTAAGGGATTAGAATTTCCAGTAGTTATTGTTTGTTCTGTAGTCAAAAGCAAATTCCCCATGAGAGCAAGAAAAGAACGTCAATTAGTTCCTATCCCTAAAAAAATGCTTATTTATGGTAATGAAAAGTTTACTGATGAGGAAAGAAGAATATTCTATGTTGCATTATCCAGGGCACAAGATAATTTGATCATATCCACATTAGAAAATACTAATGCTGGCAAAATAGGATTATCACCATTTATAAGTGAAGATATTGGCATAGAAAAATTTTCAGACATTGATGCACTCATCGAAAAATGTGAAGAACGAGAACCTTCAAAAAATCCTACAAGGATCAGTTATTCATCAATTAATGCTTATAAAAACTGTCCTTTAATATATAAATTAGCTTATTTTTATTTATTTGAGTTTATTTCAACCTATCAACAAAATTACGGTACAATAGTCCATAATTGTTTAAATAGAATCCATATGTCTATGAAAAATAAAGAAATTATTACTAAACATGAGATTGATAAAGTTGTAGAAGAAAACTGGATTAAAATACACAATGATGATGAAATAGATGCCAAAAGAAAACAAGAATTAAAAATGAAGCTTTTAAAATATTATGAAATCATGAAGGACTACATTAAAGAAGTTCTTTCTACCGAAGAGCCATTTTCATTATTTGCGAATGGTATGTTGATCGTTGGTAGAACTGATCTTATCTTTAAAAATCATAATGATGAAACTGAACTTTTTGACTTTAAAGCCCGTGGAACCGCAGGTATAACTGAAACATTCGTTGAAATGCAGCTTAAGGTCTATGAATATGGTCTGAAAGGTAAATATGATATTGAAAAGTTATGTGCTTACCAATTTGAGGAAAATAAAAAAACATATTTTGAACCCAATGGAGTAGATTATACCAATATTAGTAATGAAATAGATGATATATGTCAAAAAATTGAAATGGAACATTTTGAACCCTTAAAATCAGGATTATGTTCCCAATGCTTCTTTAAGTTTTGTTGCGGGTGA
- a CDS encoding nucleotidyltransferase domain-containing protein, whose protein sequence is MDNNVKVLISLLENEGKNISISQLSNCSKIDYKNVYNIVKQLEKESIITLEKFGNAFNCILNKKIHPLIFEAEYERRKKLFKNSDLQILYKKINSLNFSFIAIIFGSYAKGTSSKNSDIDLMIIGEKNRKKEVQRVISLLPLDIHLIFFTYEEFLSMALSKEFSVVSEAVKRNIILIGIEDYYRLMENVG, encoded by the coding sequence ATGGACAATAATGTGAAAGTCTTAATTAGTCTTTTGGAAAATGAAGGTAAAAATATCAGTATTTCGCAGTTATCCAACTGCTCAAAGATAGATTATAAAAATGTATACAATATAGTAAAACAACTTGAAAAAGAGAGTATAATAACCTTAGAAAAATTTGGTAATGCCTTTAACTGCATTTTAAATAAAAAAATTCACCCCCTGATTTTTGAAGCTGAATATGAAAGAAGGAAGAAACTGTTTAAAAATAGCGACCTTCAAATTCTCTACAAGAAAATTAATTCTCTTAATTTCTCATTTATAGCTATAATATTTGGTTCATATGCAAAAGGAACCTCGTCAAAGAATTCAGATATAGATTTGATGATTATTGGCGAAAAAAACAGGAAAAAAGAAGTTCAAAGAGTTATTTCATTACTTCCACTCGATATACACCTGATATTCTTTACATACGAGGAGTTTTTAAGCATGGCACTGAGCAAGGAGTTTAGTGTTGTTTCGGAGGCTGTTAAACGGAATATAATTCTTATTGGAATTGAAGACTATTACAGGTTGATGGAAAATGTTGGATAA
- a CDS encoding YkvA family protein, whose protein sequence is MDGQFKDYYDILRENLDSYRGKYDRFIDYGPEMYKLLTDILNEENIEPDARLKICAAIAYFVAPFDVIPEQIYGPQGYVDDIYLCGYVINDLANSLGWDILEDAWQGDEELKEVLNESYSKSKEILGEKTEEILIYVGLK, encoded by the coding sequence ATGGATGGACAATTTAAAGATTATTACGATATACTAAGAGAAAATTTAGACTCATATAGAGGAAAATATGACAGATTCATTGATTATGGGCCTGAAATGTACAAACTATTAACTGATATTCTCAATGAAGAAAATATTGAACCAGATGCACGATTAAAGATTTGTGCAGCAATTGCATATTTTGTTGCCCCTTTTGATGTTATTCCCGAGCAAATTTACGGCCCACAGGGATATGTAGACGATATATATCTTTGTGGTTATGTCATAAACGATCTTGCAAATTCCTTAGGTTGGGATATCCTTGAAGATGCATGGCAAGGGGATGAAGAACTTAAAGAAGTTTTAAATGAGAGTTATTCTAAATCCAAAGAAATATTAGGTGAAAAAACTGAGGAAATACTAATTTATGTTGGCCTAAAATAA
- a CDS encoding HEAT repeat domain-containing protein, producing the protein MSLLDYENEDIEALVKQLVNDLKSPNTQIRQNAALKFSDESKASGFDMGGKPLYQDRIDKFNELTRKIAMDPIIRGLNDEERLVRIPLMWCLGHLNDARGVEPLIDALDDKDSGARGASAYNLVYLKNHSFLPLINVLNSKNKNIRRGAVFALGDMGKQEALDPLINALKDLDWNVRFKAIEGLGKIGNEEALEPISECLEDKSANVRRKAIEVIGLLGAGEKLPTREEMSKLAENQRLEIRINMNG; encoded by the coding sequence ATGTCATTATTAGATTACGAAAATGAGGATATAGAAGCATTAGTTAAACAATTAGTAAACGATTTAAAAAGTCCAAATACTCAAATTAGGCAAAATGCGGCATTAAAATTCAGCGATGAATCCAAAGCTTCAGGTTTTGATATGGGTGGCAAGCCGTTATATCAAGATCGAATTGATAAATTCAATGAATTAACTCGCAAAATAGCAATGGATCCCATTATTAGAGGATTAAATGATGAAGAAAGATTAGTTAGAATTCCTTTAATGTGGTGTCTTGGTCATTTAAATGATGCAAGAGGTGTTGAACCACTTATAGATGCTTTGGATGATAAAGATTCAGGTGCTAGAGGAGCAAGTGCATATAATTTAGTATATCTTAAAAACCATTCTTTTTTACCTCTAATTAATGTTTTAAATAGTAAAAATAAGAATATTAGAAGAGGAGCAGTATTTGCACTGGGGGATATGGGCAAGCAAGAAGCCTTAGATCCACTAATTAATGCTCTTAAAGATCTTGATTGGAATGTTAGATTTAAAGCAATAGAAGGACTTGGTAAAATTGGTAATGAAGAAGCATTAGAACCCATTTCGGAATGCTTAGAAGATAAGAGTGCAAATGTACGAAGAAAAGCAATAGAAGTCATTGGTCTCCTAGGTGCAGGTGAAAAACTTCCTACTAGAGAAGAGATGAGTAAACTAGCTGAAAACCAAAGGTTAGAAATTAGAATAAATATGAACGGATAA
- a CDS encoding GNAT family N-acetyltransferase — translation MSPIEFNDLIIEKLEDHHDISCFECGNPDLNEFLMEKSRDQMNNKVNVTYLCKYDSYLVAFFTWCADSIMLKKIIDKDKEYLEELGINYETLPALKLCRLAVDKQYHGNRIGPELVELVISTALELSKTIGLRFITVDAYCNAKWLYDKYLFKMFPKEERKLVKYKRNPRPEHTISMYLDIHKE, via the coding sequence ATGAGCCCAATTGAGTTTAATGATCTCATCATTGAAAAATTAGAAGATCATCATGATATATCCTGCTTTGAATGTGGTAATCCTGATCTCAATGAATTTTTAATGGAAAAATCACGTGACCAGATGAATAACAAGGTAAATGTGACTTATTTATGTAAATATGATTCATATCTTGTGGCATTTTTCACATGGTGTGCTGACTCAATTATGCTTAAAAAAATTATAGATAAAGATAAAGAATATTTAGAAGAATTAGGGATAAATTATGAAACACTACCTGCTTTAAAACTCTGTAGACTTGCCGTTGATAAACAGTATCATGGAAACCGAATTGGACCTGAATTAGTAGAATTAGTCATCAGTACTGCTTTAGAATTATCTAAAACGATAGGTTTAAGGTTTATTACAGTTGACGCTTACTGTAATGCCAAATGGTTGTATGATAAATATTTATTTAAAATGTTTCCAAAAGAAGAACGAAAATTAGTCAAATATAAGCGTAATCCGCGGCCAGAACATACTATTTCAATGTATCTTGACATTCATAAAGAATAA
- a CDS encoding transglutaminase-like domain-containing protein: MSLFGIAGASAADTGAAHTQYTHHNTVHKHAYKHVKYYKHHKLSTHKRNKYGHSKYYAKHRSYKHVKSSNSASVNALAHSLTKDTSSQYTKGARVFNWVKTHVRYKFYYNTKHGAAGTLKYKAGNCADQAHLVVGLARSAGLPARYVHAKAKFRSGHVYGHYWAQIKVNGKWVTADTTSKRNSFGAPRNWSSARIVGISNNI; the protein is encoded by the coding sequence ATGTCACTATTTGGTATTGCCGGCGCAAGCGCGGCAGATACAGGCGCTGCACACACGCAGTATACTCACCATAATACTGTGCATAAACATGCATATAAACATGTTAAATATTATAAACATCATAAATTAAGTACACATAAAAGGAACAAATATGGTCACAGCAAATATTATGCTAAACACAGATCATATAAACACGTTAAAAGTTCAAATTCAGCCAGTGTTAATGCACTAGCACATTCACTTACAAAAGATACAAGCTCACAGTACACTAAAGGAGCTCGAGTATTTAACTGGGTAAAAACTCACGTTAGATACAAGTTCTATTATAACACTAAACATGGAGCTGCAGGTACCCTTAAATACAAGGCAGGTAACTGTGCTGACCAGGCACATTTAGTCGTTGGCCTTGCAAGATCAGCAGGATTACCAGCAAGGTATGTCCACGCTAAAGCTAAATTTAGAAGCGGCCATGTTTACGGTCACTACTGGGCCCAAATAAAAGTAAACGGTAAATGGGTCACAGCTGATACAACCAGTAAAAGAAACTCCTTTGGAGCGCCAAGAAACTGGAGTTCAGCAAGAATTGTAGGTATTTCAAATAACATTTAA
- a CDS encoding UvrD-helicase domain-containing protein, with the protein MNNGRIYPSWSEIEKFHDTLTEGEKVLARFLDDNLPKDWKIFVQPYLNNSRPDIIVFNPQVGVMIYEVKDWALTTYKWNEKRSMGTSANIRQVNNYRDKIIEQMVPDMGEKIDKNKKIFALVQTGIYLHNINGDDAKELFNNCDYPTIVGYDDLTKYNLNYIVPGVKFERSKYMQKEWADEIEFWLNPPFHSKEQIENIELTKRQKEHAKPAPGHQRLRGAAGSGKTLIMAYRAAKLAEEGHKVLVITFNLTLWHYIRDMIARAPFDFDWKNITFKHFHGFCNDILIDLSVPKPHEDYLNKIVPVVENAISNKNIDKFKFDAILIDEGQDYKWEWYNLLSKFLNERDELLFVCDENQNIYGRELSWIDNMRNVKFRGPWRELNTVHRLPKKIGNLANKFSETFNLDQSIEIEEYAQLTLFEKPPIFKWENIKPENWLQSVMDAYESIKHQQIDLGEGHASDIVILLPTRKMGMKAVESFKKHKIEVNHVFEVEEQAKYHRHKKAFWLGDSRLKISTIHSFKGWEAIHVIMLIPTRWNGDENLDHLVYTAMTRTRKNLIVLNCHKRYSEFGEKLNNKSKKILANELTT; encoded by the coding sequence TTGAATAATGGAAGAATTTATCCTTCCTGGTCGGAAATTGAAAAATTTCATGATACTTTAACTGAAGGGGAAAAAGTATTAGCTCGTTTTTTGGATGATAATTTACCCAAAGATTGGAAAATTTTTGTTCAGCCATATTTAAACAATAGTCGTCCAGATATTATTGTTTTTAATCCTCAAGTCGGAGTAATGATTTATGAAGTCAAAGATTGGGCACTAACAACTTATAAATGGAATGAAAAACGTTCAATGGGAACTTCAGCCAATATACGACAAGTAAATAATTACAGGGATAAAATAATTGAACAAATGGTTCCAGATATGGGTGAAAAAATAGATAAAAATAAAAAAATATTTGCCCTTGTACAAACGGGGATTTATTTGCATAATATAAATGGCGATGATGCAAAGGAATTATTTAATAACTGTGATTATCCTACAATAGTTGGATATGATGATTTAACTAAATATAATCTTAATTACATTGTCCCTGGTGTTAAGTTTGAAAGAAGTAAATACATGCAAAAAGAATGGGCTGATGAAATTGAATTCTGGCTTAATCCTCCATTTCATAGTAAAGAACAAATAGAAAATATTGAGTTAACTAAAAGACAAAAAGAGCATGCAAAACCTGCTCCTGGACATCAGCGTCTGCGTGGAGCTGCAGGCAGTGGAAAAACATTGATTATGGCATATAGGGCAGCGAAACTTGCAGAAGAAGGACATAAAGTTCTTGTAATCACATTTAACCTTACACTTTGGCATTACATTCGAGACATGATTGCTCGGGCTCCATTTGATTTTGATTGGAAAAATATTACATTTAAGCATTTCCATGGATTTTGCAATGATATTTTAATTGATTTATCAGTACCTAAACCCCATGAAGATTATTTAAATAAGATAGTTCCTGTAGTAGAAAATGCTATTTCTAATAAGAATATTGATAAATTCAAATTTGATGCTATACTCATTGATGAAGGACAAGATTATAAATGGGAATGGTACAATCTCTTATCCAAATTTTTAAACGAGCGAGATGAACTTCTATTTGTTTGTGATGAAAATCAGAACATTTATGGTCGTGAATTAAGCTGGATCGATAACATGAGGAATGTTAAATTCCGTGGCCCTTGGAGAGAACTTAATACAGTTCACAGATTACCTAAAAAAATAGGTAATTTAGCAAATAAATTTAGTGAAACTTTTAATTTAGATCAATCAATAGAAATTGAAGAATATGCACAATTAACTCTTTTTGAAAAGCCCCCAATTTTCAAATGGGAAAATATAAAACCTGAAAATTGGCTCCAATCTGTAATGGATGCATATGAATCAATTAAACATCAACAAATTGATTTGGGAGAAGGTCACGCTTCGGACATTGTTATTTTGCTTCCCACAAGAAAAATGGGTATGAAAGCCGTTGAATCATTTAAAAAACATAAAATTGAAGTTAATCATGTTTTTGAAGTTGAAGAACAAGCTAAATATCATCGTCATAAAAAAGCATTCTGGCTTGGAGACAGTCGTTTAAAGATAAGTACCATTCACAGCTTTAAAGGCTGGGAAGCTATTCATGTTATTATGTTGATTCCTACACGTTGGAATGGTGATGAAAATCTTGATCATTTAGTTTATACTGCGATGACGAGGACTCGGAAGAATTTAATTGTTTTGAACTGTCATAAAAGATATTCAGAATTTGGTGAAAAATTGAATAACAAATCAAAAAAAATTTTGGCTAATGAGTTAACAACGTAA